From a region of the Theobroma cacao cultivar B97-61/B2 chromosome 8, Criollo_cocoa_genome_V2, whole genome shotgun sequence genome:
- the LOC18592954 gene encoding uncharacterized protein LOC18592954, translated as MEKSGGGGAAAATPSIEGSGELQCVGKMEIVKPKPVGFLCGSIPVPTDKSFHAFNSALVPSSRQTVCAPRYRMLPTETDLNRPPLVTNLPEKVLPIGAVQSKATGDIIWEDGAVASNLSRKCEALAVSGLVEYGDEIDVIAPADILKQIFKIPYSKARLSIAVHRVGQTLVLNTGPDVEEGEKLVRRHSNQPKCTDQSLFLNFAMHSVRVEACDCPPTHQVSQERQSDSSVLPGGGTSHFVAETDDIARKEGFDHCSEYSQVKQDGFFWRSKKGKRNKSHDPIKKATHVGEKPRCSVQESEKHRRVGNNGFLRVLYWQFHNFRMLLGSDLLLFSNEKYAAVSLHLWDVTRQVTPLTWLEAWLDNVMASVPELAICYHQNGVVQGYELLKTDDIFLLKGVAEDGTPAFHPHVVQQNGLSVLRFLQENCKQDPGAYWLYKSAGEDVIQLFDLSVVSKNHSSSDCDDSSSSLPSLVHRGRSDSLFSLGTLLYRIAHRLSLSMATNNRAKCAKFFKKCLDFLDEPDHLVVRAFAHEQFARLILNYDEELDLMPEYLPIECEVTVTDGGEESAEPFNGFSESAVHDFSLVADNKLTEDGTDFHDLASEASAKMTLETNLSAPRKLITLTDTELGDEESVVPRFHGDENFMVYNMSSTSDDVVQPVTDPISSKLAAVHHVSQAIKSLRWMRQLQTSEPQLVNHDQLPSSMNFSVCACGDADCIEVCDIREWLPTSKLDHKLWKLVLLLGESYLALGQAYKEDGQLHQALKIVELACSVYGSMPRQLEDSRFISSIVKCSPSHTKFSDQDEKKNSFTGDVKEVKSNSADNCYIVEQFSSTYLFWANAWTLVGDVYVEFHIIKGKEISTQAERKTSTRELKMSSEVVKEVQRLKRKLGQYNQNCTSCSLVNCSCQSDRASSGNSASSSGGDTHAVTYSRKHGKRYVKNRQSPDSGQFWHNGDGDNIIRVSNTIKDEPGVNSLATTNSEPAEASFEVHGKKSKVAIETEISLKETPKLKDGGIFKYLRNTLVADAEHNLLSALSCYEEAIKALGELPSGSADLQSVLKKKGWVCNELGRNRLELKELNKAELAFADAINAFREAWDYTNIILIYCNLGHGRRALAEEMVTKMEGLKLHEVFLNAYKQALETAKLEYSESLRYYGAAKSEMNAIMEEVYSVSNSLKNEVCTQFAHTYLRLGMLLAREDITAEVYENGALEDISYPRDRRARKKLRKHEITANEAIMEALSVYELLGELRKQEAAYTYFQLACYQRDCCLKFFVPDHKKSGLPKGEKSVHQRVKQFASLADRNWQKAIDFYGPQTHPSMYLTILIEKSSLSLSLSSSFQSNMMLESALSRLLEGRHVSEAFSNLFTTDYPELHARFWSQLQTVLKKMLAVNVSVNSNKTCSSSETGNKSGDGGKLRELYKMALKSNHLGQLHAMYTLWSSS; from the exons ATGGAGAAATCAGGAGGAGGAGGAGCGGCGGCAGCGACGCCGTCAATAGAAGGTTCGGGAGAGCTACAATGCGTAGGCAAAATGGAAATCGTAAAACCAAAGCCCGTTGGTTTTCTCTGCGGTTCGATCCCCGTTCCGACTGATAAATCCTTCCATGCTTTCAACTCAGCTCTCGTTCCCTCTTCCCGCCAAAC AGTATGTGCGCCGAGATATCGGATGCTGCCGACGGAGACTGACTTAAACAGGCCGCCGCTCGTCACTAATTTGCCTGAAAAAGTGCTTCCCATTGGGGCCGTACAGTCCAAGGCTACTGGAg ATATAATATGGGAGGATGGTGCTGTTGCATCTAATCTTAGTAGGAAATGTGAGGCACTTGCTGTGTCTGGTTTGGTGGAATATGGAGATGAGATTGATGTGATTGCTCCAGCTGATATTCTAaagcaaatatttaaaataccATATTCTAAGGCTCGACTATCAATTGCGGTTCACCGTGTTGGACAAACTCTTGTTCTGAATACAGG GCCTGATGTTGAAGAGGGAGAGAAATTGGTTAGAAGACATAGCAATCAACCAAAATGTACAGATCAATCTTTGTTtctgaattttgctatgcaTTCAGTTAGAGTGGAGGCCTGTGATTGTCCACCAACTCATCAAGTATCACAGGAGAGGCAATCAGATTCATCTGTCCTTCCTGGGGGAGGGACATCGCATTTTGTGGCAGAGACTGATGATATTGCTCGAAAAGAAGGGTTCGACCACTGTTCAGAGTACTCACAGGTTAAACAGGATGGTTTCTTTTGGAGAAGTAAGAAGGGTAAGAGGAACAAGAGCCATGATCCTATCAAAAAGGCCACTCATGTTGGTGAAAAGCCCAGATGCTCTGTGCAAGAGTCGGAAAAGCATAGAAGAGTTGGCAATAATGGATTCTTAAGAGTGTTATATTGGCAGTTTCACAATTTCCGCATGCTCCTTGGTAGTGACTTGCTTCTGTTCAGTAACGAAAAGTATGCTGCTGTGAGCTTGCACTTGTGGGATGTAACACGACAG GTTACACCATTAACATGGCTTGAAGCTTGGCTTGACAATGTCATGGCAAGTGTGCCTGAGTTGGCCATCtgttatcatcaaaatggTGTTGTCCAGGGTTATGAGCTTCTAAAAACAgatgatatatttttattaaaaggcGTTGCTGAGGATGGAACTCCTGCTTTTCATCCCCACGTTGTTCAGCAAAATGGCCTTTCTGTTTTGAGGTTCCTTCAAGAGAACTGCAAGCAGGATCCTGGTGCTTATTGG CTATATAAAAGTGCCGGTGAAGATGTAATTCAACTTTTTGATCTGTCTGTCGTTTCCAAGAACCATTCTTCTAGTGATTGTGATGATAGCTCAAGCTCCTTGCCTTCTCTAGTACACAGAGGGAGAAGTGATTCTTTATTTTCACTTGGAACTCTCCTCTACCGCATTGCTCATAGGCTTTCACTTTCAATG GCAACTAATAACAGAGCCAAGTGTgcaaagtttttcaaaaaatgctTGGATTTCCTGGATGAGCCAGATCATCTG GTTGTACGTGCATTTGCCCATGAACAATTTGCCAGgcttattttgaattatgacGAAGAATTGGATCTAATGCCTGAATATCTTCCAATAGAGTGTGAGGTTACGGTTACTGATGGTGGTGAAGAATCTGCAGAACCTTTTAATGGTTTTTCTGAATCTGCTGTACATGACTTCTCTCTGGTTGCTGATAACAAATTAACGGAAGATGGAACAGATTTTCATGATCTAGCATCTGAAGCTTCTGCAAAGATGACTTTGGAAACAAATCTATCTGCCCCCAGGAAATTGATAACATTGACTGACACAGAATTAGGGGATGAAGAAAGTGTCGTGCCAAGGTTTCATGGTGATGAAAACTTCATGGTATATAACATGTCTTCAACATCTGATGATGTAGTTCAACCTGTTACTGATCCAATCTCCTCTAAGCTAGCAGCCGTGCACCATGTTTCTCAAGCTATCAAGTCTCTCAGATGGATGCGCCAACTGCAAACCTCTGAACCACAGTTGGTCAACCATGACCAGCTACCTTCATCTATGAATTTTTCTGTTTGTGCATGTGGTGATGCTGATTGCATTGAAGTTTGTGATATTCGGGAATGGCTGCCAACCTCCAAACTGGACCACAAGTTGTGGAAACTTGTTCTTCTCCTTGGGGAATCTTATTTGGCACTTGGACAAGCATACAAGGAGGATGGTCAATTGCATCAAGCTTTGAAGATAGTAGAATTAGCTTGCTCTGTTTATGGGTCTATGCCTCGGCAACTTGAAGATTCAAGATTTATTTCCTCAATAGTTAAATGCTCACCATCCCATACAAAGTTCAGTGACcaagatgaaaagaaaaattcttttactGGTGATGTGAAAGAAGTGAAATCCAACTCTGCTGACAACTGTTATATTGTTGAGCAATTTTCATCCACGTATCTGTTTTGGGCAAATGCATGGACGCTAGTTGGAGATGTGTATGTTGAGTTCCATATAATTAAGGGTAAAGAGATCTCTACACAAGCAGAGAGAAAAACTTCTACCAGAGAGTTGAAAATGTCATCTGAAGTCGTGAAGGAAGTGCAAAGGCTCAAGAGGAAGCTGGGCCAGTATAATCAGAACTGTACTTCATGTTCCTTGGTGAATTGTAGCTGCCAAAGTGATAGGGCTAGCAGTGGTAATAGTGCAAGCAGCAGTGGTGGAGATACACATGCGGTAACTTACAGCAGAAAACATGGCAAGAGATATGTAAAGAATAGACAGAGTCCTGATAGTGGACAGTTCTGGCACAATGGAGATGGTGACAATATAATAAGAGTTTCTAATACTATTAAAGATGAGCCTGGAGTAAATTCATTGGCAACTACTAATTCTGAACCAGCGGAGGCTTCCTTTGAAGTGCATGGCAAAAAGTCCAAAGTGGCCATCGAAACtgaaatttctttaaaagaaaCTCCCAAATTGAAAGATGGTGGCATATTCAAGTACCTTAGGAATACTTTAGTAGCAGATGCAGAACACAATCTCTTATCTGCCTTGAGCTGTTATGAAGAAGCAATAAAGGCTTTGGGTGAACTTCCTTCTGGTTCAGCAGATCTACAGTCTGtgttaaaaaagaaaggatgGGTTTGTAATGAACTAGGACGAAACAGGCTTGAGCTGAAAGAGTTAAACAAAGCTGAACTTGCATTTGCAGATGCAATAAATGCATTCAGAGAAGCTTGGGACTACAccaatattatattaatatactGTAATTTGGGTCATGGAAGACGAGCATTAGCTGAAGAGATGGTGACAAAGATGGAAGGTCTGAAACTGCATGAGGTTTTCCTTAATGCATATAAACAGGCTTTGGAAACTGCAAAACTGGAGTACAGTGAATCACTCAGATACTATGGGGCGGCGAAGTCAGAAATGAATGCTATAATGGAAGAGGTGTACTCTGTGTCAAACAGCTTGAAGAATGAAGTCTGTACACAGTTTGCTCATACATATCTGAGGCTTGGAATGCTATTAGCGAGAGAAGATATAACTGCTGAGGTTTATGAAAATGGAGCTCTTGAAGATATATCCTACCCACGTGACAGAAGAGCTAGGAAAAAGCTGAGAAAGCATGAGATAACAGCCAATGAGGCCATTATGGAGGCATTGTCAGTGTATGAATTACTGGGTGAATTACGTAAGCAGGAGGCTGCTTACACTTATTTTCAGCTTGCTTGTTACCAAAGAGATTGCtgcttgaaattttttgtGCCAGATCATAAGAAAAGTGGCTTGCCTAAGGGTGAGAAAAGCGTTCACCAGAGGGTCAAGCAATTTGCTTCCTTGGCTGATAGAAATTGGCAAAAGGCAATTGACTTTTACGGCCCTCAGACACATCCCAGCATGTACTTGACTATTCTTATTGAGAAATCCTCGCTTTCGTTAAGCCTTTCAAGCTCTTTCCAATCAAACATG